The following DNA comes from Ooceraea biroi isolate clonal line C1 chromosome 11, Obir_v5.4, whole genome shotgun sequence.
CGGACTGGCCGGCTACGGGCGAGTTCTCGGGAAACCGAAGTCCGCGTTGCGATTTATATCGCGAGAGCGAAAGGGGATGTGCAACGTGCAAAATGCGTACAAAGAAAAAACCGCGAGAGAGGCCACGGGCCACGGTATGAGTGATTTATTTGATTGATACAGAAGCACTTTTCTCTCGTTCGGTCCGGTGCATTTTCTCGCCCTGTTTCTCCTTCAGTGTACGGCTCGTTGACCCACTCGTCCATTCACCATATACCTTCGGCCCTTTTACACCCCATTAGACTTACCAGCATCCGCGATGGATAAACACGCGCTGCGTTTCCCATGCTACTTCGGGAATGCGAGCCAATCATAAATTTCGTTCCTCGACAAAAACCCCGTCATGTGTCATGTGAGAGCATCCATTATCTCGTTACATGAAGAATTACATAAGGAggaaaatatgaaagaaatacATTATTGTTGCAACTGCGTGCGATCCCTTGAAACATTGTGCAACATGGTCGGAGTAAATGTGGCTTACAATCCTCACAATTATTAGATCTCCCGTGCAATTTATATTGACAGTTGATATTTCAGTAAAACATTGCTTGTGTGCAGACACGTTCATTGTGTCAATAAATTTGCTAATCCTTAATATTGGAAATATTGGACTTATTTTATTGTCATGCGTTCGTATTTCCTTGCGATCAATAAAGGCTTAATGGCGCAATTGCTTCAATTTTCCACAGCAGAAGCAAAAGGGATTTATTAGAAGTCGTTAAATACTCAATAGCGTCGAGACGCATCTTGTCGGACAAGAGCGCATATTTCTGATTAATATTCCGTTTGTCCAGCTCGTCCAACGAAGCCCACCTGCGCGACATGGTGATATATTCGTCCGCGCAAAATCGTAATTAGTCGCGATTCCGCTAAACGGAATTAGCTGCCGGCATTAGTCACGAGAGGCGCGAATACGCAGTGAGAGATTGGGCAATCTGTGACGTGCAAGTGCCCCGTACATAAAGGACCAGGCCATAATGCAGCCATCGATCAAGCTCGGTTACAGCGTGAGCCGTGCCACTCATGGCGCCTCATTTCCTTCCGCGTTTCGTAATATTGAATCGACCAGGCTTGTCTCGAGAAACGCGCCTTACACGGCTATCTGCCAATATCAAGTGATCGGTTGatatgagaattataaatgttatatgacATTTCAAACGTGGATTAAGCTTGTTTCTCTCTTAAGGTGTGAGTACAAATTTAAGCAACTTaatcataaaaattcattctttaaggggggagcctgctttagaacgctgaaaataaagtatattttacgaattgtttttggagaaactatacagcggatcattataaaactttgatgcatttattagtacatgtttaaagataaaaaaaattattttttgatttgaatatatcgcttatagaggtcgtcctggaggcatcttagtgcagccgcgtcgccggcattgcaaattggtgagcattctcctgcctccaaatttcgtctgaactgaaaaattgaaatatgttctcgttatttatgaattcccatcgtcgatgaaccaaagagagaagaaaaaagttgaaaagtgccaaaatggtggagcttagaacacaaaagtacgatttctaggcaaaggttttgaactttttcatgcaaaaataattgtttaacttaatgtttttatgaatattaaaggttcatcgacgatgggaattcataaataacaagaaaatatttcaatttttcaatttggatgaaatttggaggcaggagaatgctcaccaatttacaatgccggctgcactaagatgcctccaggacgacctctacagacgatatattcaaatcaaaaaataatttttttatctttaaacttgtactaataaatgcataaaagttttataatgatccgctgtatagtttctacaaaaaaaattcgtaaaattataccttattttcaacgttctaaagcaggctccccccttaatcttaatttgattttactttcatgaaaatattatagaaatagatCTCTTAAAGATAGATGATATTGCAGATTTTCATTGTCAGTGAATTATGAGTccttattgtatttattactgTGAAAACTTTAGCTTGAATCTCGGACAGAGAATGTCTAGACACAGAATATCCGCTAGATGTACTGCAGTCCGCACATCCTAAAGTAACGCGAATCAAGGTAGTTTGACCCTAGCCATAGTCAAGGCTTAACTCGGCAAAGGGATACGAGTTAACATTCATAATCCGTTAGAGTTGCATTCAGCGGATTTCATTAGTCCAAATGCATCAGCGTTGCAGACAGTGGTATTTGGAGCTGGCTTGGTCCTTTCCATGAAGTGAAAGGAGgacgaaggaaaaagagaaattttcgtgaaatgttacgaaagtttttttatgtataatccAACATTTTGGACTTaattaaatgttcatattaTGCGCGATAATGCACGTGGCTCTtgcgagataaatattttttagaataCGCCTTTATTCGCGATCTTAAGTTGCCTTGCAAAGTTATATTTTAAGCTGCGACTTCATTCGTAATTTATCAATGGTGTACTCGCTCGCTTTTACTAGGCCAGCTGCAATATAGATCACTAGCCGGAGCTTCTTACGGCTTTTGTAAAACTTGCATGAATCGCGGGTAGATACTTTGATCACGAGCTTCTACCATGAAAGTATTGCATGTAGAATCTACATTATGCCTTCCTTTTTCCGCCGAATATttactattaaaataatgtaacgatTTCTTTcctatctttttattttcgagtACTTTCACTGTACTACATCAGAgatatttctgataatttttgttattctcTTTTTGTCACTGCAATTCTTTGCAGTTATGTTGTAATCAATAtagttattttatcaaaatgtagctttttaaagttaattattattttatcgcaaGACTAAGTGTTTATcactgaaaaattatttaaatgcatataaaaagtattataggttcggacttttttttaaacatatgcGTGCATTATAAATGCAAGGATTAAATCCGCGCGCATCGAGTAATTACGTGCGGAAATCTTGCTTCGCAATTCCACAGTGTCGTTAAAATATACTTCCACGAGTATTACGAGTTATTACGAGAGCCTCATCGAAGATTTAAGTCCGTAATATCACTGGGGCGAGCGTACTTCCGTAACTTCGACCACGACGTCGAGCTTATTAATTTCACATACGCGAGTTGCAGCAGGCGAGGCGGATTAATTAAAGACAACAATGTGTTCCGATTTTATGCTTACGCTACTGGatttgacttttttcaatttGCCAATCTAAGCGTGATATAAACGTTTCTCGTCTCTCCCGCTCTTTGGAATTGTAATAGTCAGCGAAGTCATCTTGGCTCGCTGAGCCGAAATTACTTCGAACTGGTTTCCGGCGATAACGAGCTGAATTAGCTAAGACTATATTATAATGGCGCCGTAGACGAGGCTCGTATGAATATTTAACAGTCGACGCTTAGTTTGTTGGCGACCCGCGTATACTTTGAAACCGGGAACTTCGCACAGTTACGACTTTTGTTATGACGTATATCTGGTTTACAGCTTAAGTAAATGATATTCAGATAACTTATCGGTCGAGAAGTACTTGAACGAAATTGAAGTGAGATaaggaaattttatattatcttggTAGTAATATTCCTAAAGAGATGAGCGACTCTTAAACGActgtatttttcatttttgaattttatatctaatatctGATAATTTATATCTGATAACTAAagaacaattaaatattatttaatagcgttatattttaagaattgtATATCGTTAATTGATAAAATCCTAGTAACGTTActcttgaaataaatttatttgctttGATGGAtcgtttatatattatataaaatataggtaTAGAAATAGACGATGTTTTACAACAATGGCGAACGTTCTCGGATAAGACTTACGGCAGTTAGAAGCGTAAAAAATACTATAGCGTTTATAGGAATGTTTGTAGGAATATGTGTATACGAACTCTTTACGACGCCACCTTACCTTTTTCTACTCGGTGAACCATGGGAAATGGGTGCCACCCGAGGGTTTATGGCTCAGAAATTTCGGTGAGCGAATAATCCAATTTAGCGCCGCGAAGTGTTCCCGCGCGCCGAAGTTCGATGGAATTGTCGTTTTGGCACGTGCGAATAGGACGATCTTGATTTATCGTACTTATATTCGTGGATTTCTAAGAGAGTTTCGACAATGAAAACGTCTCACAACATTCAATGTACGCGCATGcagcaatataaatttgtatttcttttttctcttaattCTTTTGTCTACTTTTATGCCTTGATTAGAactataatgataaatttataacaatttggAAGAACAAAGGAAAAGCTAAGTGAAAGTtaggattaatataaaatatcagaaaaattcttttctttatatttacaggttgattataaaattgtaattttgtattttattacatttagaatatttttctaagagacagaaatatgaaaagtgCTGTGTGTGTCAATGAACGTATTCATCTatatctatttcttttttttatcgcgaAGATATCGCTTTGAATTTGCCTTGAGAAGTAGTTCTTGATGTTAAAGAAGTTTGAATCGCTAACAAGAAGTTCGAAAGCCGGAAATTAAACATCGGACGACGAGATTTTTCACAAAgtgtattatacatttttatgaagtTATACATAACGTAAAGCTTTTATCGCTTTTATTCGCTCGTCGTTTCAACCAGCAGCTCGACATATGTCCGAGTTATCCGAAATATCACATGTATAGAGAAGGAGGGAAAAATGTAAAGATTATGTCTTTTTAATGAGATATgttaaaagaaagaagataattaatatttctctagtcttttctttttaattctttaaaatctttttagtAGTTGAAGGACGAGTTAGTCTTGTATTCGATTGTACCTCGTATTCGAAATATATCCTGACAGACATGCGCGGGAAAGAATACCGATACATTAGGAAAATATTCTGTTGTACAGCATAGTATATCGTACAGTGTCACGTTTTTCCTGTCGCATCCATACCATACTTGGTCGGATGCATCGAGGATGCGTTATGTATTCGTTTGTAGGGATGGAAAAACAGAGAATAGAACCGACGCTCGCGGTTTGTTCGTTTGCGTATCAATAAAAGAGTGAAAACGAGACTTGGGAAAGCGAATCGAAGGTATGAAAGGTGCACGTCTGTGTTTGTGCAGATTTACTGAAAAGCATTGCGCGTACGCAATTGCGTCTATCTCCCGATTCCTATTCctacgtttctctttttctttcttgtctttcttttttcatgttcCCCTCTgttcctctcgttctctttaaTATATGTGCACATGGGATTGCACATGCGCGCGAAAATTTACATCGAAGTGCTTAAAAAAACCGTGCGTTCCGGTATGGCCTGCGGTCACTggatattgaataaatatttttttctggtaAAGCAAAGAAAGCATGATGATGTATATGGCTCGTCTGCAATTCTATTTTCGTCGATTGTACTGgaattttaatcaaacttGCAATTAGATGACAATAAATGTTTCGGGTGGAAAgtgtaaagaaagaaaatattattatgcagAAAATGAAGTCGAATCGTTCAGTATGTTCAATTTGTTATGTTAGGTCTTcgattttgcaaaatattgatttctcgTTCCTGCAAGAGATATTCTTCGTGACGAACGACTGCCTCCAGCTTCCAACTGCAGAATCTTAATGGTCCGATTTTATGGAAATCACTGTAAGCTTCTGCCAGCTGTTTCCATTACGTTTCCGTTATGTTCTGCAAAGCCGTCGCGCCTTCAACTCGTTCTCTTATAATGCGCACGTTCGCTATAAAaacttcgtaaaagaatttaatcgaaagagaaatataatcCGAGGCGAGCGAAGACTCGCTTGATATATCCGCAGCGTACGTGTGTGCGAgataaaaactatattaaaCCCAGCGATAATTCGGCTTGTCGGGAACGAGCTTTCCCTTCTCGTCAAAGATATGAAAGATATTGCTTTCCTCGAGCGCGCGTATTCGTAAAAAAGGGAAACGTTCACGCGGATTAGAAATCAATTGCGCTCGTGCGCCTTTAGAGCGAACCGTTCGATCTCGATGCTCATCGCGACTCAACGAGCACCTCCTACAAAGAAGCGTTGCTCTTTAAAAGTTTACTGCAAACTGCGCGATACTGTTGGCAGTGAggtgagagagaagagaaaatcgTCGGTGCACGATGCCGGGAGGGACGTTGAAATCGGAGAGATGGCGAATCTCTGCCCCTCAGCCCtctcgaataataaatatgcatgtCGCTGAAAAGCATTAGCGGGAAGTAACTCTCTGCTTTTGCAGAAATGCAAAAACGTGCGCGACGTAACTGCGGTGCGTCTAAACTAGAAAAGTATTGTTACTCCTTGTGTGCTTTTATGCTCGTCAAAAGTAATCCGCTTGAACTTCGAAAAATAAGTTGGAGAAGGATTACTGTTTTCTTATCCTCATACGAAaagatatatacatgtgtcatttcataatttaatttcaaattactaATTCATATTGGCTTTCattgataatttaatgtttttgtgACAATTGGTAATTAGGTAAAAGAAAGAATCAAATCGTAAtcgcaatttatttatctcttaCTTATAAACGGCTCGTGAAAAGCATGGCAATAGCGCTAGAAGatatatgaattaaattattgaatcatttataaaaaatatttaagaaaaaatgttatcaTTCTGAAATCTTACGCGAAGCAAGGTAGATTTAAATATGGCAGCATCACGTAGTTTCACGAAAGTATATCGCATTGTTAACGCTGTCGAACAATACGGACAATCCACCGAGTGTGTATTGTgagataaaatgaaagaatcgAGCAAAACATGaaacgagaggaaaagaaaagaaagagagaaaatacaaGAAATCTGTTGAACAGAATAAACGAGAGGAAAGTCTGTTTAAGCGGAAGATCATCGGATTGTGCAAAGGCATATAACGATCATTATCGAATGTGAAACTCGTGTTGTAATTTGGCGTGTTAATTTACCACATCATTAGCGAGATAAATGCAGGGGAGTTGAAAACAAAGTGAAATaacaaagaattttattacatattacaaataacatttttataagatacataaaagtttatataatCTCACAATATTGGTTTaaactttttccattaaacaatatttatctTGTTGAAAATTTTACGTAAATCGAAATATTCTTATGaacaaatagataaaaattatgagattatttgaatatatttcactataattaacacaatgtataaattaaatgtataaatatctagaaaatctacagaaatttttaatttgataattatttagtttatacaatattatattatagagtttattctcaatattttcttatctttaaatattatctttagaattttgtacataataatactTGTGCGCTTTCTTTTCATAGTGAGATTATATATGTGTTACCGATAtcacaaaattgcaatttccgtaatttacatataaattttggGACTTGTTCTGTGTTGTCCAGTTTgggaaaaacgaaaattccATACACAAATATTGCTGTCAGCAACTGCAGGCAGGCGTAACAATCTTGTTTCACTAGCCGGCACGGCCATGAAACAGCCTGTTAGAATGTTGTATTTGATAGATCAAGATATCGTTGATGCATCAGTATTGTTGCCGTAGCATCACTCAGTTTAAAAAacgagtaaaaaataaataatgtttcgaAAGAAAACtttatcatatatgtataagtatataataattttatattattaaaatttttttatttcataatcgAGTGCAATGCATTTTTCCAAAGTGGTATACTTTTATTTGCGGTAAACTACAAAACAGATTATTGTTACAAACAATTACAAACGAAAtactaacattttatataataaaaagttaatttattaaaagtgaaGTACCAAGTtcatatatataggtatattgTTTGGTGCATTTTGATTCACAAACGTTTCTCGCAGCTTCTTTCAACGAAAGCTTCAGCAAAACCGATTCACGTGACTCGATTTTTTCGTAGCATGCATAATTCATTGCTTTAATGCGCAAACATTTCTCGAATCTGTTTCTTCGCGATTTTGCCAGTGCCTGTACGGGGTAGTTGATCGAGGATCTTAACGCCAGCGCGAAGTCTACAATGATCCGGCAGATTCTTTTCCACTAAATTGATAAGTTCCTGCTCCGTTACCTGTATATTGAAACATTGgttgataaatatatgtgaTATCTGTGATACAGCTTGAATTTCATACTTGAATTTCAAACAATACGTTTGCCGTTCTATTAGCATTCATTCATAATCTGGAACAGTTACCGTTTTATCCGGCATGAGAGATACGACAGCCATTGGATGTTGTTCATCGATTTCATGATGCACTCCTATAACTGCCGCTCTAGCTACCGCGGGATGAGTTGTTAAAACAGCCTCGATTTCAGCAGGCGAGACATTGATACTCCGAAAGAGAATAAATTCAGATATCCTATCAACAAGGAAGACCTCTCCATCATCGTCGTAATATCCCAGATCGCCAGTGTGCAACCAACCTGAAGCAATTTGTATTCAGATCGATCATCTATCTCTCCATCGTAATGTAATTCCTCATAGGCATCTAAGTAATATTGCAAAGTGATCAAGTGTTTCTGAGACACATACCGTCGGAGTCGAAAGCTCGTTTAGTTGCTTCAGGGTTTTTGTGGTATCCTATCATTTTGCAGGGCCCGTTGAAATGTATTTCTCCAATTTGATTAGCTCCCAAGACTTTTCCCGTGTCTACATCCACTACTTTTAATTGAGTGCAAGATGTTATAAAACCTACAGATCCTGGTTTGCTGTGTTCGGTTTGGCAACAGCTAGTACCTCCGAAATCGGTCGATCCTAAAATAATAACagttaagtaataattaaataataataattgtgatgctatattaaaaaagtgaataatatatgtgtatgcgtgtgagagatattttaaattattatttgaaatattgctTTCTTGTCATGaagttttctttaaattttcaaaagaaaattttcttaagTTCTTTAGAAAAATGCGAAAtgatatatctaatattattagattaaaTTGTAACTTACCATAGGAACATACAAGAAGAACATGTGGTAATTTCTTAGCTAATATCTCTTGATAATGTTTCCTTAAATGAGCACCGctacataaaatttttttcaagctTGTTAATGGGTATTTCTCTAATATATCAGTCTTAGCCAGTTGGATCATCATGCACGGATCAGTAGCGAACCACGTTACCTGAAATTcgttgttaaaataaaatataattcgtaGAATTACATTCTTTTATGTTACTGGCATCGCTAACGTTAATTGGCTTTAAAAAATTGACTTTAATGTTCTTCTTActcgatatttttcaataaattggCATTGCTGTATGGTGAAATCATCAAGGACGCAATCTGGTGTAACAACTCTGGTAGCACATGCTGTGAGAGCGTTGAATGCTAGCATGACACCATAGTGCCAACGCAATGTAGGTGTCCATAcgcaaatgttatttttcatgTCCTTGCTTGACTGAGAAAACATGGCGTTGTGTAGAGAAGTATGCGAAATCTTAGTTGCTTTCGGCATGCCCGTAGTACCAGAAGAGAGAACAATTAGAGCAACTTCATCCGGATTGTTGATTGGGGTACATTTAAATTCAGCAATTTGGCACGTATCATGAGTGTTCAAAACGTCCTCAAAGGACTCGTATCCATTTAGTTTATCGATGGTTACCACTTTTATATCCATATTTAACTGTTTTGCTGCTTCCGTTAGACTTTCGGCCGATAACGAAATCGTGAAGATTATTGTCGGTGATGTTAGTGAAAGAAAGTATTTTGCCGTATCTGAATAAATATCAATGAGttactaaatatataattggaaattatagaggagaatcccctattatgagatatgctcctaatatgagataatggggtttctgctaaactagtgagcactatctgttagttccaccatgatcttattactcttggtgtaaaatgtatttagtgaaaaattcattgttcgttattgcgtttagcctttgcaagaaaaggtttgtgaaattgtgaacatgtcaaaggaacttgaggtacgtctttaaaccttgtttattatataataaagaaatggttggcaataaattcagtatgcaatgatagagtagaatcgtagtaacaggaaaatacgcgatttgttgaattgcttaattgtagaggttagatttcatgatcgcggaaccgctaggcgtgtggctcgtataatgagatattcagggtactcttaatatgagataattattgctcgaatatgaagattatgtagtgtaataaaaagaaaaaaaatactacattaaggttaaagaaaagttaatacgaatttatattacgaagttttgtatttaatttttatagaatctgactatagaggttagagaaacgaggaagcgtcgacagtggaatcgtgaagatttggcgaaggctgtggcagcagtatttttataaaactatttaataaagttttttaattgcaatattgatgtattttgcacttttaacaccgatttctcgaggtatcttatatgaggagcacactttctcgatcctgcgtaaagctcttttttcacatttttttaattttcagaaaaaataatatttaaattagatttttcatttcaccaacctaaagcttattaaattctcttcaaaataacgtattacatttttaaattctgcctatagatttccttacattcggcaaaatcgatatggtatctcataatcggggacttttctttatgtataataaaatattttata
Coding sequences within:
- the LOC105275895 gene encoding luciferin 4-monooxygenase-like, giving the protein MCDKQTTADNKMPSSCCIKPKDGSDLKNQFPKFRIENNILIGEELPVKRDPVNVSEILLNILKSNPECIGQIDAFTGKKYTYADMVERSIKCALWLKKQGVKPGDIVGLCTDNNLDAIVIMLGTMYIGAISNTWDHELSPNTAKYFLSLTSPTIIFTISLSAESLTEAAKQLNMDIKVVTIDKLNGYESFEDVLNTHDTCQIAEFKCTPINNPDEVALIVLSSGTTGMPKATKISHTSLHNAMFSQSSKDMKNNICVWTPTLRWHYGVMLAFNALTACATRVVTPDCVLDDFTIQQCQFIEKYRVTWFATDPCMMIQLAKTDILEKYPLTSLKKILCSGAHLRKHYQEILAKKLPHVLLVCSYGSTDFGGTSCCQTEHSKPGSVGFITSCTQLKVVDVDTGKVLGANQIGEIHFNGPCKMIGYHKNPEATKRAFDSDGWLHTGDLGYYDDDGEVFLVDRISEFILFRSINVSPAEIEAVLTTHPAVARAAVIGVHHEIDEQHPMAVVSLMPDKTVTEQELINLVEKNLPDHCRLRAGVKILDQLPRTGTGKIAKKQIREMFAH